A stretch of Rubinisphaera margarita DNA encodes these proteins:
- a CDS encoding phosphoglycerate kinase, producing the protein MAKKTIEDVDVSGKSVLMRVDFNVPLDDNGEITDDRRVVMALDSIKSVVDRNGKLILVSHLGRPAGDGSADDQKYSLKPTAARLSELLGKPVAFATDTVGSDADAKVAAMKDGDVLILENLRFNKGEKKGDAEFAGKLAGYADVYVNDAFGTCHREDASMVAVPKAMGDKPKVSGFLVAREIQYLTDTISSPDRPFVAILGGAKVSDKIKVIDNLLSICDKVLIGGAMAYTFSLAKGGKVGKSLVEKDKVDLAKQLMEKGGDKLMLPVDTHCGDDFSSSCNKKVVAAGQIPDEFEGLDIGPETAKLYADTVRSAKTVVWNGPMGVFEMAPFDEGTKAVAQAIADSDAVSIIGGGDSAAAIQQLGFADQVSHVSTGGGASLAMLEGQKFVAVDLLDEK; encoded by the coding sequence ATGGCGAAGAAAACAATCGAAGATGTGGACGTTTCCGGTAAGTCTGTCCTGATGCGGGTCGATTTCAACGTGCCGCTGGATGACAACGGAGAAATCACCGATGACCGCCGCGTCGTGATGGCCCTTGATTCAATCAAATCGGTTGTCGATCGCAACGGCAAGCTGATTCTGGTCAGTCACCTCGGACGTCCAGCCGGCGATGGTTCGGCTGACGATCAGAAATACAGCCTGAAGCCGACCGCTGCCCGTCTTTCCGAGCTGCTTGGCAAGCCGGTCGCTTTTGCGACTGATACTGTCGGCAGCGATGCCGATGCGAAGGTGGCTGCGATGAAAGACGGCGATGTGCTCATCCTCGAGAACCTGCGTTTCAACAAGGGCGAGAAAAAGGGCGATGCCGAGTTCGCCGGCAAGCTGGCCGGTTACGCCGATGTCTACGTGAACGATGCCTTCGGGACCTGTCATCGGGAAGATGCATCGATGGTCGCCGTGCCCAAAGCCATGGGCGACAAGCCGAAGGTTTCCGGATTCCTCGTCGCACGCGAGATTCAGTATCTGACCGATACGATCAGCAGCCCGGACCGCCCGTTCGTGGCCATTCTCGGGGGAGCCAAGGTTTCCGACAAGATCAAGGTCATCGACAATCTGCTCTCGATCTGCGACAAGGTCCTGATCGGTGGAGCCATGGCTTACACGTTCAGTCTGGCGAAGGGTGGCAAAGTTGGTAAGAGTCTGGTCGAGAAGGACAAGGTCGATCTGGCGAAACAGCTGATGGAGAAGGGGGGCGACAAGCTCATGCTTCCCGTCGATACCCACTGTGGCGACGATTTCAGTAGCAGCTGCAACAAGAAGGTCGTGGCGGCTGGTCAGATTCCCGACGAATTCGAAGGTCTCGATATCGGACCGGAAACCGCAAAGCTGTATGCCGACACTGTGCGATCGGCCAAGACTGTGGTCTGGAACGGTCCGATGGGGGTCTTTGAAATGGCTCCGTTCGATGAAGGCACCAAGGCCGTTGCACAGGCAATTGCCGACAGCGATGCCGTCAGCATTATCGGAGGTGGCGACAGTGCCGCCGCTATCCAGCAACTCGGCTTCGCTGACCAGGTGTCGCACGTGAGCACGGGTGGGGGAGCTTCGCTGGCCATGCTCGAAGGGCAGAAGTTCGTAGCGGTCGATCTGCTCGACGAGAAGTAA
- the coaE gene encoding dephospho-CoA kinase (Dephospho-CoA kinase (CoaE) performs the final step in coenzyme A biosynthesis.), translating into MSPSENRFAVLGLIGGVGSGKSTLSRWLAERLPVTRIDGDELGHRALKVNPVRTELVGRFGAGILNPDGEIHRAALGRLVWGEDQTAIENRRVLESIVHPEIRRMMDSQVEAARNSRQLGIILDAAVMLESGWAGICDKIVFIETPEQNRRNYVVQGRGWTEDQWKQRERSQWSLAEKRKRADAVIDNSGTLEAAGTQLQNYVEQTFGWRQE; encoded by the coding sequence ATGTCGCCTTCTGAGAACCGTTTCGCTGTGCTGGGGTTGATTGGAGGAGTCGGTTCGGGAAAAAGCACTTTATCCCGCTGGCTGGCCGAACGATTGCCGGTCACGCGGATTGATGGTGACGAACTCGGACATCGGGCCCTGAAGGTTAATCCGGTTCGAACGGAACTTGTGGGTCGATTTGGAGCGGGAATCCTTAATCCCGATGGAGAAATACACCGTGCCGCCCTGGGGCGGTTGGTGTGGGGAGAAGATCAGACGGCGATTGAGAATCGACGGGTTCTCGAATCGATCGTGCATCCCGAAATTCGACGCATGATGGATTCTCAAGTCGAGGCGGCTCGAAATTCGAGACAACTCGGCATTATTCTCGATGCCGCGGTCATGCTCGAATCGGGCTGGGCCGGAATTTGTGACAAAATTGTGTTCATTGAAACTCCTGAACAGAATCGCCGCAATTATGTGGTGCAGGGGCGGGGATGGACCGAAGATCAATGGAAACAGCGTGAACGGAGCCAGTGGAGCCTGGCCGAAAAACGAAAACGTGCAGACGCTGTGATTGATAATTCAGGAACGCTGGAAGCCGCAGGGACGCAGCTTCAGAACTACGTTGAACAGACTTTCGGCTGGCGGCAGGAATGA
- the rho gene encoding transcription termination factor Rho, with the protein MATETKNQGSTSRSSSRSKSASVDADPALEALDTHDVNIAELQRLTMKELLDLARTEKLTDYTGLKKQDLIFKILKERTKMNGLMFGEGTLEILPDGFGFLRSPDYHYLPCPDDIYVSPSQIRRFGLRNGATVAGQIRPPKENERYFALLRVEAINGEDPNLLSEKVFFDDLTPLHPEKRLRLAADPEDLSSRIVDIVAPIGMGQRGLIVSPPRAGKTVLLQNLAKSVIRNHPDAYVIMLLIDERPEEVTDMERQVKGPQCEVISSTFDEPPSRHIQVSEMVIEKAKRMVEYGQDVIIFLDSITRLARAWNTEVPHSGKILTGGVDANALQHPKRFFGAARNVEEGGSLTIISTALVDTGSKMDDVIFEEFKGTGNTELHLDRRMVEKRIWPAIDVNKSGTRREELLMDEEELRRVWILRRVLNDMNPVEAMELLVNRMRRTKTNEEFLMSMNLN; encoded by the coding sequence ATGGCTACTGAAACCAAGAATCAAGGTTCGACCAGTCGATCCTCCTCCCGTTCAAAATCTGCTTCTGTCGATGCCGATCCGGCTCTGGAAGCCCTCGATACCCACGACGTCAATATCGCCGAGCTGCAGCGGCTCACCATGAAAGAGCTGCTCGATCTGGCCCGCACGGAGAAACTGACCGACTATACCGGTCTGAAGAAGCAGGATCTGATTTTCAAGATCCTCAAAGAACGCACCAAGATGAATGGGCTGATGTTCGGCGAGGGAACGCTGGAGATCCTCCCGGACGGCTTCGGTTTCCTCCGCAGTCCCGATTATCATTATCTGCCCTGTCCGGACGACATTTACGTCTCGCCGAGCCAGATTCGCCGCTTCGGTCTCCGCAACGGAGCGACTGTCGCCGGCCAGATTCGTCCGCCGAAAGAGAACGAGCGGTATTTCGCCCTGCTCCGCGTGGAAGCGATCAACGGCGAGGATCCGAATCTGCTCTCCGAGAAGGTCTTCTTCGACGATCTCACGCCACTGCACCCGGAAAAACGTCTGCGTTTGGCAGCTGATCCGGAAGACCTGAGCTCCCGCATCGTCGATATCGTCGCCCCGATCGGTATGGGACAGCGTGGTCTGATCGTGTCGCCTCCGCGAGCCGGTAAGACGGTGCTGCTGCAGAACCTCGCCAAATCGGTGATCCGCAACCATCCCGACGCTTATGTCATCATGCTGTTGATCGACGAGCGTCCGGAAGAAGTGACCGACATGGAGCGGCAGGTCAAAGGTCCTCAGTGCGAAGTCATCAGCAGTACGTTCGACGAGCCGCCGAGCCGCCATATTCAGGTCTCGGAAATGGTCATCGAAAAAGCGAAACGGATGGTCGAGTACGGACAGGATGTGATTATCTTCCTCGACTCGATTACCCGTCTGGCCCGGGCCTGGAACACCGAAGTGCCTCACTCCGGCAAAATCCTGACCGGGGGTGTCGATGCCAACGCTCTGCAACATCCCAAGCGATTCTTCGGAGCCGCCCGGAATGTGGAAGAGGGGGGCAGCCTGACGATCATCTCCACCGCTCTGGTCGATACCGGCAGTAAAATGGACGACGTGATCTTCGAAGAGTTCAAGGGAACCGGTAACACCGAATTGCATCTGGACCGCCGGATGGTCGAAAAGCGAATCTGGCCGGCCATCGACGTGAACAAGTCGGGTACCCGACGCGAAGAGCTCCTGATGGACGAAGAAGAACTTCGTCGCGTCTGGATTCTGCGACGTGTCCTCAACGACATGAACCCGGTCGAAGCGATGGAACTGCTGGTCAACCGTATGCGACGGACAAAGACCAACGAAGAATTCCTGATGAGCATGAACCTGAATTAA
- the ribH gene encoding 6,7-dimethyl-8-ribityllumazine synthase — MTQTISGQLLSDSGEFAIVVARWNELVTGRLLTAAIDTFRRHGVAEDRVTVIHVPGSFEIPLAAETAAASGKYAAVCCLGAVVQGETQHHDYINHAVAQGLMNAMQRTGVPIAFGILTCENLDQALNRAGGKAGNKGEEAALAAIEMTSLLGKLPRKKK; from the coding sequence ATGACGCAGACGATTTCTGGACAACTCCTTTCTGATTCCGGCGAATTCGCCATCGTGGTCGCCCGCTGGAACGAACTGGTGACCGGCCGGCTGCTGACTGCGGCGATCGATACCTTTCGCCGGCACGGAGTTGCTGAAGATCGAGTGACTGTCATTCATGTCCCAGGCTCTTTCGAGATTCCTCTGGCCGCGGAAACCGCTGCCGCTTCGGGAAAATATGCAGCCGTCTGCTGTCTCGGGGCCGTGGTCCAGGGCGAGACGCAGCATCACGATTACATCAACCACGCGGTGGCTCAGGGATTGATGAACGCGATGCAGCGAACCGGAGTTCCCATTGCCTTCGGCATCCTGACGTGTGAAAATCTCGATCAGGCACTGAATCGCGCGGGCGGCAAGGCGGGCAATAAGGGTGAAGAAGCCGCACTGGCGGCGATCGAAATGACCAGCCTCCTCGGCAAACTGCCTCGCAAGAAGAAGTAG
- the nusB gene encoding transcription antitermination factor NusB — protein MSKRSKARELALQMLFLVDMNPDVDGKTVLEMIQERIEDQEASRFSWQLFSGTMERRDQIDAAISAVAKNWTLKRMAATDRNLLRLGCFELQHFDTPPTVVINEAIDLAKKFGAENSSSFVNGILDQLKPRE, from the coding sequence ATGTCCAAACGCTCTAAAGCTCGTGAACTGGCTCTGCAGATGCTCTTCCTCGTCGATATGAATCCCGACGTGGACGGCAAGACCGTGCTGGAAATGATCCAGGAACGCATTGAAGACCAGGAAGCCTCCCGCTTCAGCTGGCAGTTGTTCTCCGGCACGATGGAACGCCGCGATCAGATTGACGCAGCGATCTCTGCTGTCGCCAAGAACTGGACGCTCAAACGCATGGCCGCGACCGATCGCAACCTGCTCCGCCTCGGCTGCTTCGAACTGCAGCACTTCGACACCCCGCCGACCGTGGTCATCAACGAAGCAATCGACCTGGCCAAAAAATTCGGAGCCGAGAACTCCTCCTCGTTTGTGAACGGGATTCTCGATCAGTTGAAGCCCCGCGAGTAA
- a CDS encoding hypervirulence associated TUDOR domain-containing protein: protein MSTTKYQKGQNVRWKWGNGWGHGKVQDHFTEKVTRQIKNNDVTRDASDDNPAYLIEQEDGDRVLKSHSEIEADS, encoded by the coding sequence ATGTCGACGACGAAGTATCAGAAGGGACAGAACGTCCGATGGAAGTGGGGCAATGGCTGGGGGCACGGCAAGGTGCAGGACCACTTCACCGAGAAAGTGACGCGGCAGATCAAGAACAACGACGTGACCCGCGATGCCAGCGATGACAACCCGGCTTACCTGATCGAGCAGGAGGACGGCGACCGCGTTCTCAAATCGCACTCCGAAATCGAGGCCGATTCCTGA
- a CDS encoding deoxyribodipyrimidine photo-lyase, which yields MGSQVIADERVQLLNDKETADGQYVLYWMQQSQRALDNHALEFAVQRANALEAPLLVAFGLTDNYPEANLRHYTFMVEGLVETAEQLKRRKIGFVLRFGAPQEVAAKLAQDACEVVCDRGYLRHQRQWRDHVAKRSPCKVWQVESDLIVPIETTSGKAEYAARTIRGKINKAAENFYEELRTTSLDQDSTNLSVAGEEHDSVAAVLNQLKLDESVGSVSHHFKGGTNEATTLLKRFVDGRLKVYNSDRTNVPDPPVSYLSPYLHFGQISPLTIALAVREKKAPAEDRDSFLEELLVRRELAHNFCYYTPNYDSFTCIPDWARKSLEKHRDDERPHRYTASELEAAETHDTAWNAAMTEMKLRGYLHNHMRMYWGKKILEWSNTPEYAHKVALELNNKYFLDGRDANSFTNVAWLFGIHDRAFGERDIFGKVRYMAASGLKRKFDIEKYIRQIERLKRKEQSDE from the coding sequence ATGGGGAGTCAGGTGATTGCCGACGAGCGGGTTCAGCTGCTCAATGACAAAGAAACGGCTGACGGCCAGTATGTTCTCTACTGGATGCAGCAGTCGCAGCGGGCGCTGGACAATCATGCTCTGGAGTTCGCGGTGCAGCGGGCCAACGCTCTCGAAGCTCCGTTGCTGGTCGCCTTCGGTCTGACCGACAACTACCCGGAAGCCAATCTCCGGCACTACACCTTCATGGTGGAGGGGCTGGTTGAAACCGCTGAGCAACTGAAACGCCGCAAAATTGGCTTCGTGCTTCGCTTCGGAGCTCCGCAGGAAGTGGCGGCGAAGCTGGCTCAGGACGCCTGCGAAGTTGTCTGCGATCGCGGCTATCTGCGACATCAACGGCAGTGGAGAGACCATGTCGCAAAGAGATCGCCGTGCAAGGTCTGGCAGGTTGAGAGCGATCTGATCGTGCCGATTGAAACCACGTCGGGCAAAGCCGAATACGCCGCCCGCACCATCCGCGGAAAGATCAACAAGGCGGCCGAGAATTTCTACGAAGAACTCCGCACGACCAGCCTTGATCAGGACTCGACGAACCTGTCTGTGGCCGGGGAAGAGCACGACAGTGTTGCGGCGGTGCTCAACCAGTTGAAGCTGGACGAATCGGTCGGCTCAGTCTCTCATCACTTCAAAGGCGGGACGAACGAAGCGACCACGCTGCTGAAGCGGTTCGTCGATGGCAGGCTCAAAGTCTACAACAGCGACCGAACCAACGTCCCCGATCCGCCCGTTTCGTACCTGAGTCCGTACCTGCACTTCGGCCAGATCTCCCCGCTCACGATTGCTCTGGCGGTGCGCGAGAAAAAGGCACCTGCCGAGGACCGCGATTCGTTTCTCGAAGAACTGCTGGTGAGGCGGGAGCTGGCTCACAACTTCTGCTACTACACGCCGAACTATGATTCGTTCACCTGCATTCCCGACTGGGCCCGGAAGTCACTCGAAAAGCATCGTGACGACGAACGGCCGCATCGGTACACCGCCAGCGAACTCGAAGCCGCTGAGACACACGACACGGCCTGGAACGCGGCCATGACCGAAATGAAACTCCGCGGCTACCTGCACAACCACATGCGGATGTACTGGGGCAAAAAGATCCTCGAATGGAGCAACACGCCCGAGTACGCCCACAAGGTGGCGCTGGAGTTGAACAACAAGTACTTTCTCGACGGCCGCGACGCGAACTCGTTCACCAACGTCGCCTGGCTCTTCGGCATCCACGATCGAGCCTTCGGCGAACGCGACATCTTCGGCAAGGTCCGCTACATGGCGGCTTCCGGCCTGAAACGCAAGTTCGACATCGAGAAATACATCCGCCAGATCGAACGCCTGAAGCGCAAAGAACAGAGCGACGAGTGA
- a CDS encoding isochorismatase family protein — MICRLLLLTSLVLLPASLLSAEPLKLQLRSQHETSPGSGRFHRTIEEQNWKPEETALILCDVWDSHTCWNAVKRLEQFVPRLNETVNKARAEGVTIIHAPSGCMDAYADHPSRQRAASQPKADNLPEEITKWCYQIPAEEAGQYPIDQTDGGNDDTPEEKKTWLARLEAEQRNPKRPWQKQHPGIRIVAKHDFISDKGDEVWSILEDRGIKNVIVAGVHTNMCVLGRPFGLRQMVRNGKNAVLLRDMTDTMYNPASAPYVCHFAGTDLIISHIEKFVCPTITSNQFIGGKPFRFKGDKRPNLLMVIAEGEYKTEETLPPFAEKHLSDDFRVSFAFAADDDRNLIPGIEQLQDADIALFSVRRRVLPKADMQIVRDYVASGKPIVGIRTASHAFYIKQPPPEGYADWERWDQEVFGGNYHNHYKNDLKSTVRVDEDVKSPILKGIDRSKRFPQGWSLYKVMPLEPGTTPLMYAEIEGHPEEPVAWTFKRADGGRSFYTSLGNVDDFKHPTFIKLLKNGIHWAAGMKIEAGEKSTKVD, encoded by the coding sequence ATGATCTGCCGTCTGCTCCTGCTCACTTCACTTGTTCTTCTGCCCGCTTCGCTTCTCAGTGCCGAGCCGCTGAAGCTGCAGTTGCGGTCTCAACACGAGACCAGCCCCGGCTCCGGTCGGTTTCATCGCACCATCGAAGAACAGAACTGGAAGCCCGAAGAGACGGCTCTCATTCTGTGCGACGTCTGGGATTCGCACACCTGCTGGAACGCCGTCAAACGGCTCGAACAGTTCGTGCCCCGGTTGAACGAGACCGTCAACAAGGCGCGAGCCGAGGGTGTGACGATCATTCACGCACCGAGCGGCTGCATGGATGCCTACGCCGATCACCCGTCTCGTCAGCGAGCTGCATCGCAGCCCAAAGCCGACAACCTGCCCGAAGAGATCACCAAATGGTGCTATCAGATTCCAGCCGAGGAAGCGGGGCAGTACCCGATCGACCAGACCGACGGCGGCAACGACGACACCCCCGAAGAGAAGAAAACCTGGCTTGCCCGCCTCGAAGCCGAGCAACGGAATCCGAAACGACCCTGGCAGAAGCAGCATCCAGGCATCAGGATTGTTGCGAAGCACGATTTCATTTCCGACAAGGGCGATGAAGTCTGGAGCATTCTCGAAGATCGCGGAATCAAGAACGTCATCGTTGCCGGCGTGCACACCAACATGTGCGTGCTCGGGCGCCCGTTCGGATTGCGGCAGATGGTTCGCAACGGCAAGAACGCCGTCCTGCTCCGCGACATGACCGACACCATGTACAACCCGGCGTCCGCTCCCTACGTCTGTCACTTCGCCGGAACGGACCTGATCATTTCTCACATCGAGAAGTTCGTCTGTCCGACGATCACGAGCAATCAGTTCATCGGCGGCAAGCCGTTTCGGTTCAAAGGCGACAAGCGTCCGAACCTGTTAATGGTGATCGCGGAAGGGGAGTACAAGACGGAAGAAACGCTGCCGCCGTTTGCCGAGAAGCATCTCAGCGACGACTTCCGCGTCAGCTTCGCGTTCGCCGCCGATGACGATCGGAATCTGATCCCGGGCATCGAGCAGCTTCAGGACGCCGACATCGCTCTTTTCTCTGTCCGTCGACGGGTCCTGCCGAAAGCCGATATGCAGATCGTTCGCGACTACGTCGCCAGCGGAAAACCGATTGTCGGCATCCGCACCGCCAGCCATGCCTTCTACATCAAGCAGCCACCCCCGGAAGGCTATGCCGACTGGGAGCGCTGGGATCAGGAAGTTTTTGGCGGCAACTACCACAACCACTACAAGAACGATTTGAAGTCGACTGTTCGCGTTGACGAGGACGTGAAGTCGCCGATCCTGAAAGGGATCGATCGCAGTAAGAGATTCCCACAGGGCTGGTCGCTCTACAAGGTGATGCCGCTTGAGCCGGGCACCACTCCGCTGATGTACGCTGAAATCGAAGGCCATCCGGAAGAACCGGTCGCCTGGACCTTCAAACGAGCAGACGGCGGCCGGTCGTTCTACACATCGCTCGGCAACGTCGACGACTTCAAGCACCCGACCTTCATCAAGCTCCTGAAGAACGGCATCCACTGGGCCGCCGGAATGAAGATCGAAGCCGGAGAGAAATCCACCAAGGTGGACTAG
- the bioB gene encoding biotin synthase BioB produces MTSATAAALSWNELADAVLNGETIDEATCQRILDCPNEELLGLLQAAYRIRRQHFGNQVQLYYLKNAKSGLCPEDCGYCSQSKISDAPIEKYAWLNEERLLAGARQAADNQAKTYCIVASGRGPTNREVDHVAKVVRRIKDELGLHICCCLGLLKPEQAQTLADAGVDRINHNLNTSREYYDKICTTHTYQDRIDTLKIASEAGMELCSGVIVGMGETDDDLVRVAGELRELNVKSIPINFLTSIEGTPLENTSELSPQKCLKALCLFRFANPTTEIRIAGGREVHLRTLQPLGLYPANSVFVSDYLTTKGQTPSEDYQMITDLGFEVVTQGFESAESEAVR; encoded by the coding sequence ATGACGTCAGCGACTGCAGCCGCACTTTCCTGGAATGAACTGGCCGACGCGGTTCTCAATGGGGAAACGATCGACGAGGCGACTTGCCAGCGGATTCTGGATTGCCCGAACGAAGAGTTGCTCGGTCTTCTGCAGGCGGCTTACCGGATTCGCCGGCAGCACTTCGGCAATCAGGTTCAGCTCTACTACCTGAAGAACGCCAAGAGCGGTCTCTGCCCGGAAGATTGCGGCTACTGTTCGCAGTCGAAAATCTCCGATGCTCCCATCGAAAAATACGCCTGGCTGAACGAAGAACGTCTGCTCGCCGGCGCCCGTCAGGCGGCCGACAATCAGGCCAAGACGTACTGCATCGTCGCCAGCGGACGTGGCCCGACGAATCGCGAAGTCGATCATGTCGCCAAAGTGGTCCGCCGCATCAAGGACGAACTCGGTCTGCACATCTGCTGCTGCCTGGGACTGCTGAAGCCGGAACAGGCTCAGACTCTGGCCGATGCCGGCGTCGATCGCATCAATCACAATCTGAACACGTCCCGCGAGTACTACGACAAGATCTGCACGACGCACACCTATCAGGATCGCATCGATACGCTGAAGATTGCTTCGGAAGCCGGCATGGAACTGTGCAGCGGCGTGATTGTCGGGATGGGCGAAACCGATGACGACCTCGTTCGCGTCGCCGGGGAACTTCGCGAGTTGAACGTGAAGTCGATTCCGATCAACTTCCTGACGTCGATCGAAGGAACTCCGCTCGAGAACACGTCGGAACTGTCGCCGCAGAAGTGTCTGAAGGCGCTGTGCCTGTTCCGCTTCGCCAATCCGACGACCGAAATCCGCATCGCTGGCGGTCGGGAAGTGCATCTGCGAACGCTGCAGCCGCTCGGCCTGTATCCGGCCAACTCGGTCTTTGTCAGCGATTATCTGACGACCAAGGGTCAGACGCCGTCCGAAGACTATCAGATGATTACCGACCTCGGCTTCGAAGTCGTGACGCAGGGATTCGAGTCGGCTGAGTCGGAAGCGGTTCGCTAG
- a CDS encoding heavy-metal-associated domain-containing protein, producing the protein MTTRYFETDLNCNKCVSKVTPFLDEDQGVAEWAVDINDPRKVLKVSGDNVSPDHISTLVEKSGFHVKRELQVDEPEHAATAHQHHDRQAESEGFQLKTYYPLLLIVGFLLLITGLVEFRAGEWVTMRAMSTFMGGFFLAFSFFKLLDVRGFADAFTSYDLGARHVPDYAVAYPFIELALGIAYLTNFQPVVTNAVTLFVMVLGLIGVSNALFNKRTIQCACLGTVFDLPMSKVTFIEDATMALMAGAMLWHLLG; encoded by the coding sequence ATGACGACCCGCTATTTCGAGACCGATCTGAACTGCAATAAATGCGTTTCCAAGGTGACGCCCTTCCTGGACGAAGATCAGGGGGTCGCTGAGTGGGCGGTCGATATCAACGATCCCCGCAAAGTGCTGAAGGTCTCCGGGGACAACGTGAGCCCCGATCACATCTCCACGCTGGTGGAGAAATCGGGCTTCCATGTGAAGCGGGAACTGCAGGTCGATGAGCCGGAGCATGCGGCAACTGCTCATCAGCATCACGATCGTCAGGCGGAGTCCGAAGGCTTTCAGCTGAAGACGTACTATCCCCTGCTGTTGATTGTCGGCTTTCTGCTGCTGATCACGGGACTCGTCGAATTCCGAGCCGGTGAATGGGTGACGATGCGGGCGATGTCGACCTTCATGGGCGGCTTCTTCCTCGCCTTCTCGTTCTTCAAGCTGCTCGATGTCCGCGGCTTCGCGGATGCCTTTACCTCCTACGATCTCGGAGCCCGGCACGTTCCCGACTATGCGGTTGCCTATCCGTTTATCGAACTGGCGCTCGGTATCGCCTATCTCACGAACTTCCAGCCGGTGGTGACCAATGCCGTGACGCTGTTCGTGATGGTGCTGGGGCTGATCGGCGTGAGCAACGCCCTGTTCAACAAGCGGACGATCCAGTGTGCCTGCCTCGGCACGGTCTTCGATCTGCCGATGTCGAAGGTGACCTTCATTGAAGACGCCACGATGGCCCTGATGGCCGGAGCGATGTTGTGGCATCTGCTCGGGTAG